A genomic region of Mytilus edulis unplaced genomic scaffold, xbMytEdul2.2 SCAFFOLD_366, whole genome shotgun sequence contains the following coding sequences:
- the LOC139505529 gene encoding zinc finger protein 227-like, whose protein sequence is MSSKEATADKEFHRKSSCLRQMKNLTGKQPYKCDECCKEFSSKGNYNIHKKIHTGEKPYKCDICGKGFVQNSNCKVHLRKHTGETPYKCDKCGKVFGHKGNYNIHKKIHTGGKPYKCDICGKEFCQKNNCKVHMRTHTSEKPYKCDVCDKEFGQKGNYNEHMRIHTGEKHFKCVFCDQEFHRESTCRIHMRKHTGEQPYRCDVCGKQFRRKRNCLTHMRTHTGEKPYKCDICEKKFGKKDSCLIHMRTHTGEKPYKCDECGKEFSAKSNYNVHMKKHTGEKPYACYICGKEFGQSSSCRTHMITHTGEKPYRCDVCGKAFGHKSNRNKHMKIHTWKDKM, encoded by the coding sequence ATGTCCAGTAAAGAGGCTACTGCAGACAAAGAGTTTCACCGAAAAAGTTCTTGTCTACGTCAAATGAAAAATCTTACTGGTAAACAACCTTACAAATGTGATGAATGTTGTAAAGAATTTAGTAGCAAAGGCAATTataatatacacaagaaaatccatactggtgaaaaaccttacaaatgtgatatttgtggAAAAGGATTTGTCCAAAACAGTAACTGTAAAGTTCATTTGAGAAAACATACTGGCGAAACACCTTACAAATGTGATAAATGTGGAAAAGTATTTGGTCATAAAGGCAATTataatatacacaagaaaatCCATACTGGTGGaaaaccttacaaatgtgatatttgtggaaaggaattttgccaaaaaaataactgtaaagttcacatgagaacacatactagcgaaaaaccttacaaatgtgatGTATGTGATAAGGAATTTGGTCAGAAAGGCAACTATAATGAACACATGAGAATTCATACTGgggaaaaacattttaaatgtgttttttgtgATCAAGAGTTTCACCGAGAAAGCACCTGTCGAATTCACATGAGAAAGCATACTGGTGAACAACCTTACAGATGTGATGTTTGTGGAAAACAGTTTCGCAGAAAAAGGAATTGTCTAactcacatgagaacacatactggcgaaaaaccttacaaatgtgatatttgtgaaaaaaagtttGGCAAAAAAGATAGTTGTCtaattcacatgagaacacatactggtgaaaaaccttacaaatgtgatGAATGTGGTAAAGAATTTAGTGCCAAGAGCAACTATAATGTACACATGAAAAAACATACTGGCGAAAAACCTTACGCATGTTATATTTGTGGAAAAGAATTTGGCCAAAGCAGTTCTTGTCGTACACACATGATAACACATACTGGCGAAAAACCTTACagatgtgatgtatgtggtaaagcaTTTGGTCACAAAAGCAATCGTAATAAACACATGAAAATCCATACTTGGAAAGATAAGATGTGA
- the LOC139505530 gene encoding uncharacterized protein gives MASKQPPRKLLRKRPRPSYNETTSDDEGHNCSSSGDTNFSNESRPFGALPKNVSDWTIFDLDKLAIFYDRTAKPTPSDVLQLVTDKTGFYGNLTIEQQEVMKVIIDNLDFDLKIEEQKLKQQQYVEGIITELRLTEDKLQKQMEPISSHKHL, from the coding sequence ATGGCGTCTAAACAGCCGCCGCGTAAATTGTTGCGGAAACGTCCACGTCCAAGTTATAACGAGACGACTTCGGACGATGAAGGGCATAATTGTTCGTCATCAGGAGACACTAATTTTAGTAATGAATCACGTCCATTCGGTGCTTTGCCAAAGAATGTTTCAGATTGGACGATATTTGATCTTGACAAATTAGCCATATTCTACGACCGAACTGCTAAACCAACACCATCCGATGTTCTTCAGTTAGTAACAGACAAAACTGGTTTTTATGGAAATTTAACAATAGAACAACAAGAAGTTATGAAAGTAATTATAGATAACCTTGACTTTGATCTCAAAATAGAAGaacaaaaattgaaacaacaACAGTATGTGGAAGGAATTATCACGGAGCTACGTCTAACAGAAGACAAATTACAAAAACAGATGGAACCCATCTCGTCGCATAAACA